The Trichoderma asperellum chromosome 6, complete sequence region CAGCCTCCCCAACGCCAATCCTGCCCAGGCATGTGTAATATGGAGAACTGGTTCCATTTCGGCACGTTGCTTGTAATACCAACAAGCCAAGCAAGGCcatgctttttcttttttttttgccacgCTCCCCCCCCAGCAAGCCCAGTTCCGAAGAGCCGGGTCATACCGTATGGCAAGCTACGGCGAAACTTAAATCGTTTTTGAAGCTTTCCCGAGTCAAGAGATGTCTCAGGAATTGCCTTCATCTCCACAGCTTTTCCcatctttctttcattcttcctctttcttcaaagaagaaaaaaaccaagTCATCAATAGTTTcttgggtttttttttttcccctgcAAAAATGCCTGAAATGAATGTCATCAATAACGACAAGTTTGTCGTGCCCCGGAGCACCTCCgagtctcctcctcctcctcctcctcatcgtccaCCCCAGCCTCGATCACCTCTCGATCCACCCGGCCCTGTCGTCGCAGCTGCTCGCCGCCCACTCCGCAGCGCTGCTGGCGACACTGCATTTCCCTTTGCAGAGGCcgacgacgaggccgagctgCCGCCTTCATACGAGATTTCCACTCTGTAAATGACCCTCCTAGTTGTTTTTTCATCATTGATTTTTGGCTCTCAAATTTCCATCTGAAAGAAAACACTTCAATTATGCgtagttttatttatgtatttatttatttattcaaGATCATGCTCTGCAcagaatagaaaaaagatCAAGTGACTGACCAAAGAAAATCAACAAAAACAGCCCCAGACCAAGCGACGCCCATATCCACGTCACCGTCCGATCAAACACCAGCGCCTCATCCCTCCCATCCCTCATGGCAGGCCGAGCCGGCGGCCGCGGCAGTATCAACACCCAGGGCTACCTGCTCACCGCGCCCATGAGCCACACgaccaccgccagcagcaacaccGCTGCCAGCGCCTACTACAACCTCCGCGGCCTGGATAGCCGCCGCCCCTCGCGCTGCGACCATCAATGGGACCACTGGGACCGCCGtaatcatcaccaccatcatcggGAAGCCGGGTCCTCAGGCTCCGGGGGATGCTGCGGCTTCAGATCCGGCTCGGAAGATGggtgctgcttctccagccGTGGCGggtgcttcttctccgacCGCGACGGATGCTGCTTTTCGGAtcgcggcggctgctgcttcagcgACCGAGAGGGATGCTGCTGTTCCGACGAGCGCGGGTGTTGCTTCTCGAGCAGCGAGGGGGCTTGTTGCTCGGATGGCCcggggtgctgctgctcgcggTTTGAGGACGAGAGGCTTCCGGTGATGGAGAATAACGTGAGGTTTGCGTgaagtcttttttatttttttttttgttcctcttgtttcttgacagtgtcttttttttttaaactcgTGCAGGCGAATGGTGGTGCAATGAATGGCGTTACGGGCAATATATCCACGGGGAGAGCCAAGATGTGTAAACAAATACCATGGACGGCATAAGGAGTTTCTGTCTGTCTGCATCTCGGACAATCAAATGTTAATTTTGTATTTATATCTGTATTTTTACCTTACTCAAGCTTCTGTCAAGGGGGGCAGTCAGCGTCATCTAGCCGCGAAGCGCAAAGCATCGCCAGCACATCAGGTTATCGAAAAAATCATATATTCCAAAAACCTAACAAGGAAAATAGACGTGTCTCCTCCAAATCTGTCGTAAAGTCCGTTTCAAAAataaggaaagaaagaattgaATCTTGTCGCTTGCTTTGCTTCTAGGTTGCGCATATTTCGTAGATCAAATATCATACATGTCAAATTCATGTGTCGTAGTCATCGATTTGCAACATCACGttaatcaaaaaaaaaagaaaatagtcACTCAATCATCAGATGAATCACCAGGTAGACTGCGTCGAGCCCAACATAAGCTGTCGCTGATAAAACCGCCCTCCGGTAAACGCCGTATAAATATCTTCCACCCTCTGCTCCAAGTTCTTGTCCGTCCGGATGGCCTTTTCCACCCGGCGCAGGCGAGACCGGCTCAGCATCACGCCCTGGGGCCGTCGATCTTCAAACGCGTACCAGCAGTGCCGCAGCTCGTGGCCCTTGAGATTGCAGGCCGGGCACAAGGGGGAGTCATCCGCTTTCCAAGAGGCCCCGTCGTCGAGTGCCACATCTGCTTCTGATCCGGAAAAGTCGAGGTCGCGAATCTCTCGGTACACTTCTAGGAACGTCCATATCCGGTCCTCTTCGGCGGGTGTGGCGGCGGCCAGTTCTACCACTTCCTTGTCGTCCCGAaaaggctgcggctgcacAGAGGCAGATGCTGCGTCGCTGTTATCAGATTGAAGCTCTTCCCGTCGACGACCGTCgctattgttgttgttgttgctgcattTATGCGTCTTCTGGAAATCAATAGCCCCCTCTGCTTTGCTTCTCCACTCAATGGCAGCAAGATCCAGCTTGTCAGCCCCCAGCATAAACTTCTCAAACAGGTTCGGCGAGTACGGCAGGATGCAGTCGGCCACGTCCCGCAGCCAAGTGCCGCAGTGCGTCTCCGGGAAGTTCAGCTTGTGGCATCGTGTCACGGCGCTGTACCACTCGTGGGCCCAGTCCGCCTCACCACCCTCCAGGTCGAACCGCTCCAGCACGTTGTTGTAGTGAACCCGCTCCATCTCAATCCGCTGGCGATATGTCGGGGCGGTGGTGGCTTGGAGAACCATCATCCACTCGCGCAGCGAGAGCTTCTCGTCCAGCGCCTCTGCCTTGGCCGGGACAATGGTGCGCAGAATAAGCGCCTTTGTCTTGTCCACCATCTCATTGCGGCGGTCGTACTCCTGCTTCTTGGAATAGTAAATCTTGTTCTGGTCGTGGTACACGTCAAACTCGTCCTTGGTGAGCTCCGAAACGTCTCTCGCGTGAGGGTTAAACTGCTGGACCTGCGGCGGGATTGGGCACGGAGACAGGTCGTCTGACGCCTTGTCCGACCACATGTATCGCCATATAAAGACGTCGATATAGGGCTGAATATCGCGCCGCCACTCATCCCAGTCGCCGTACCACTTGAGCACCTTGGGCTCATGATCCAGGTCGTCCAGCAGCGTCGAGTCGTCGTCGGCGGTGCTCCTCCAGACGGCAGGCTGGGGATGCGCCTGGGCGCTGGATTCCAGGACAGACATTTCTGGTGGTTTTTGCAGGATTCCACGATCGGGAGATCAGCCGTAGCGCCTGCGTTGGGTTAGGCGTCGaagcgggaaaaaaaggtgatCCATAAGATGAGATCGCCTCGGGGGCCCTGAAGCGACCAGCCACACTGATCACTGAgactgtactccgtacatagGCCTAATTGCATTATCGGCATGTCGAGGTCCACCTGCGAGAGCCGAATCAGACGATGTGCTTTAGTAGCTTGAGAGTTGACGTGTACTGTAAGGCTGCTGTCAGCGGGGGGGGAGTAAAAGTAAGAGCAGAACAGAGCAGAACAGGACAACAAAGGTGCAGAGTGCAGATACTGCTTGAATGAGGTCCACATCCTCACCACTGAGATGAGCAAGTGTGCCTGGCCTGGTGCTTTATCTAAGGTGGTGAAATCCGGCCTCGGCGCATGTATAACGGAGCTGCGCCCGATGATTACTGCGGCGCTATCACGGATTACCCGGCAGCCAGGCAGAGTCGTCGACTCGGCTTAAACAACACATATAGCAGCATCCGTGTGCCTTATGCAGCAGTGGCTACGGCAAGTACAAAGCAGCAGTGGAATTCATTTGTTCCCCGCACGCATACCATGCATTAACACAGGGCCGTCCAGGCCAAAAGGACTGCGGCACAAGCTTAAACTCGACAGCCGGGGAGCGCAGGGTGCAGCGACGACGCCCTCGGGGAAGCCATTAAGGAGCAAACCCCTGGACGGCGTTGCACTTCATTGGATCAACACAACCAACACCGCAATGAGCGACGCTGCAGTATCACAAGATGCTGCTCGGCCTGATAGCGGCGAGAGCTCCTTGCCAGGCGCGCAGCAAGAGGTCATCCGGCGCGCGGCCGACCCGTCAGTCGTCTCCAGCGTCTCCTCTACCTTGTCCAAGCCTATCAAGACAAAATCCGACTTTTTCGTCGTCTGCGCAGCTCTCGACGACATAGTCAGCCATCTTCCCCTAGCTACCCTGGGGCTTTACAGACCGGCCCTGGAGACGTTGGCTTCAGCCGACAGCGCACCCAGCCCCGAGGGAGTGTCGGTGCCCTCTTTGGCAGCCCGAGCAAGAGATGCAATCAGATTCATCGACAATCCGGACTTGGTGTGGGCGCCGCAGCACAAGCTCGACTATATGGCATTTCGAAGCCTCTCGGAAAGGGTGCACACGGCAGAGCAAATGGAGCCGTATGTTGACGAGCTGCTCGGCTGGCTTGCCGACCCCAATTGGCCGCCTTACTTGGCCTGCCAAAAGCAGCTTGCTCGCTTCCCTGAGCTGACAATTGGTCCCATCCAGGAGACTATACTCAAAGAGGGGAATGATCCAGAGTGGCTGTTGCATATCCTCGAGTTTGTAGAGGAATATGTGCCCGTGGGCACGTTGTGGAAAAGAATAGAGCCCCAACTGATACAGTTAGCTAATAGCGAgatcgaagacgaagagggcaTCGAGTTGCCAGAAGCTGCTCAGCGCATGCTGAGGTTGCTGAAAGAGACCGGTGAAGCGGATGCAGGTTGACCAGCTTTGAGATGAATAGTCCTCTCAAAGGAATCAAGCATAAGAGAGTAAGGTATACTGTGAAACTATATAGTATGTAAATTTAGAGCAAAATCAAgatcaacttcttcttctagcaAAATCAAGATCAGACTCTTCTTGACTTGTATGAGGTAAAGTGGAGTTATTGCCCTGTCCCATTAGCTCCCTGGCTTCTGCAAGAATATATTCGTGGACAGCGCTACGACCTTCACTCACGAATTAAACAACAAAGCGAATTGTAATTGTGTTTGTCTCTCAAGACTTTCTCATTCCTCTTTGCCCAGTACAACAAAAAATCATGCCATCTAAAGCGTCTTGATCCTAGTCACGGTTTGAAGCTGTGATGTTATAGTGGGTATACAATCAGGCGGTCAGGCTGTTGCCAGGCGTCTTGCTGTTAAGCAGTGTTCAATCTACCCGCGATCTCCAAGAGGCTTAGCAATGATAATGTTCTGGATTTGGAGAGCATTTCCAAGCAGATGCCTCGAGAGTAAGGACAAGATATTGGACTTGCGGCAAGAATTTGAGTCTGCTGGGCCACACATGTACACCATTTCAGCCATAGCCTTGCGCGAATTTGATGAGTAGAATATGGCAATAGAAAGCCATGCTCTACGCCTTTGTCGTGCTTCAACACCTGAGATTTGCTAATGTCAAGTCCCTGTTACTTCGCCTTTTGGGGCAAAAGACATAAAGAAACTACGTGGTTTTCGAACAGGCAACTCTTTACACATTTGATAGGACCAATTTCAAGGTCATCAGCTTTTTTTACCTGTCCGTAGCTCAATAATGAGCAGTCTACTGCCTTGCTTTCTCACCAGTTTGACTCCTTTCCCCTGTCCACAAGGGCTTTTCAGCCACATCTTGGTCCTGGCTGCGTACCAAAAGCTGTCAGCAGACTGATGCCTGGACGGTTTTTGACTGATCATGCGTTTGGCGTATCTTCGGTAGATAGATTCCAGACGATTCCATGGTAAATATTCGCTCTGTTCGCCGGCGCAGCCCGACCCTACCATATCAAGTCAGCTGCTGTTGATCCTACTACCACTTTGCTGCTTGCGGGCCAATCCAATCCCACCATTGTTGTGTTGACTTGATAACTGCCGTTACGCTGCGCTGACTTGTCCCGCCGGCCGTTGCCATCGTAAAATCCGAGCACGCTGCCCTCTCTTGATACCGTGCAGGATGATCAACTAAGGTCGCTAGGCCGTGGATGTTACTTTGGCCGCACTTGGTAAGCCAGAAGGGAAGTGTTGGGCATTGCAGATCATCGCCCtgttgagaagaagaggcacaGCACTGAAAGTCTAGAACATCGATGGACAAAACGAACGGCATGCCAAGCCGGGCTCTGGCTTCAAGGATATTCAATAAAGAGTAGAGTTGCGGAGGAGTTGTGTGATCCGTTGAGAACGCCACAGCGAACCTAGCCCGGCTGTCCCCAGAATGGATCTAGCTGCCCATACCATGGCTTCGCCAGCGACTGATGGACTGAatgtccaagaagaagaagcttttttttttgtcctttgtGCGGTTCTGGCGATGACTAGTATACCATACTAGCAGTGACTACTTGTAGTGCTCCCGTCAAAGGCCTCGCAGGGCCTAGTGCTTTTTCTCTTGGGCGCAAACTGTGGGCTATTGCGTGAGACGACGTGGATCTTCGGATTCTCGGGGCTGGGTTGGACCAGACTCTTGCTGCTTTCcccccagccagccagccagccaggatGGTAAGGGGGtatggctgctgcagctttgcgTGTACTCCATATCAGGCATTGCCTAGTGCTCCGTCGCATCGGCTCAGCTGCTTGTTCTGCCTCCTGGGAATTCCTACTTGAGGAGAGCGCCGGCCGTGCTCCATAGTGAGCTGGGATCTTGATGGACGTCGGAGGTTTAGCAGGAGCCTCCTTGCAAGTCAAGCACCCGAAGTTTGTCGTGGTAGTCACGAGCCCCGCCAATGCGCTGGAGCTCGACGGCAGAGACCTGGCGGACAGGTAGCAGTACATTAGGCTAGTCTCTTTCCTCCTGACGAGGACTtaatactaaataaagcaCAAGAGAAAGACGACAGCCTTTGTGGCAGTATGTGTTAGAGAAACAGACGCTAATTAATGCGCATTATCGGGTCGCTGAGAATGAACAAGGCTCCGCGGGGAGAGGTTGCTGTACAAATACCAATATATACCTTAGTAATGGTGGCATTTCCTAAATGAGCAGGGCCAGACCTTGTGGAATGATTATCACTCCAGTTTACAAAACAATACGGATAGATGGTGCTGATGCTATGTGtactacctataaatatCCAGAGTACTTACAAGTAGAGTCTATAAGTGGCTCGTGTCGTGTAGGTACCTTGGCGTAATTACCTAGCAAGCGTCAAACTGTGGTTGGGCAGATGACCTCTAATAAATCACAGCTCTGCACAAAATAATAATCAAAATAAATagcaaaataagaaaaatggCAGTACGGAACGCATACGCCCAACCTCCTGGCATCTCGCCACCTGTTTTTGGCCTGTTTTTGCAAAGCCGTTCCGCTTCCCCTACTGAATTACAAAGTACCCAAAAGCGCGAGGTTATGCGCTGCTCCCAGAGTCTAGAACCGCAAAGGCCTTTGTCGGGGGGGAGGAGCCCTGCAAAAATGATGTAACCGCCTCCCACTCTGACGGATCCCCTGCAGCCATAGACGTAATGGGCGCCATCAGCTCGGGAAGCCGTTTATTTGCAGGCGCAGGAGCCTCAAAGCAGCTGGCTCCCATCcaagtactgctactagtacTGCTCCACGGCCCCAACTTGCATTGAAGCATCTCGCGCATCGTGGTAGGAGAGGGATGCGATCAGGCGGTGATTGGGCTCTGTGAGCATTACTTGGACGTGTGTTTCGCAAGAGCATGAGCGTGCAGATCCAAGGATGGATGCTGGATGCTAGGTATTTCATcctccccctctcttctctcactgcttcttctcccttatCGTGCAGTGGTGGGATGTGGGATGCCTCATTCCCGCAGCAACAAACGCTACCCTACCACACCTCCCTCACAGctctgcttctcctcctcttcctctccctctttttttcttttcttttttttttcttctcctggtACGGAATTGATCCATACATTCCCTGCCTCTAGTGACCCCTCACCCCTTCTCCCCTCCGCTCCATGCTGCGGCCCTGCCCACCCTTCCCTGTGTTGAAGCCTGTCTATTTCTCTCCTCCTGGCTCGGCTCTCCggcccccctcccctgcGCCAGAGGACTTCTGCGTCGAATTAGTTTTTGGGAAGACGGCTTGCTCTAAAACGCAAACTGCAGGCGGGTCGAGAAGGATCAATCATGCCTGTACCTGGGTTTGCACGCGGGACCCCGGCCTCAGCATCTACCCACCCACGGTAGGTGCTTAATATGAAGTCTTGCGTTGCTACATGCATATAGCCTTAGTACTTGTATGCTCCTGGAGCACGGCTCAAGTACCACTACTGCCAGCACTTGTCTACTACATAGTAGGCACCTGCTGTAGTATACCTTACCTAACATAGGTAGACTGCTAACATAAAAACTCCATGCAAGTCAGCCACTCGTGCTCCATAAGGTACCTGCCTTCTCCAGAGAGTATCGTGAGAGCGGAAGAAACTCGACACCAGGCGTTAGTGGGGATTTGACTCTCCGCCAGCATACGGAGACTTCTCCCCGTTGCCTGTTTGAGTCGTGAATCGAGCTAGGCGGCGACAGCGCCGGTGTTAGCTCCTCTACCAGCCCGGAGCTGTTAGGTCTAGATGCCTCTTCGGAGCAGAGAAGACGGCGTCGCGCcattttttctctcgtcCGCCCACTGCTACCATGAGTTGGTTCAGGAATACCTGCTACTAGTAGTGCTAGCAGCTTGGAACTTGCAGGTACATGTTTTTACGGTATATCATAATCTTTTGGCTCCATCGTCCGGGATGTTCTTGATGGGCGACTGTGATGCGATGACGGCGCCACAAACAGCCCATATAGGAGTGGCCTCCCTTTGTATTTGGAAGGGCAAGGAAGATTACAGAGCGTATCACGCCCTTGCGTCTTGCAGCTGCATCCATTAAATTCATGCGAAAGGCACGGAGCCCCTTTTGCTTGTTCAACCAGCGTGCCTTGCTCATGGTGTTGCTGCATGCTCTACCGCCTTCTGCGGTAGCATTAGGTGGTGGTACAGGTACAAAAGACCAAAAATACGGGGCGCGCTCACTCCCTTGTGCACTGCATCAGCCACCGCGCCCACCCGCCAACCAATCTTCAGGCTTTGCGTCTCCACTATGCGGCCCGCTGTGACAAAGACGTCAGTGCCCCTCACCCCACTGACGTCTTTGGCGGCACAAGCCATGCATCAGCTTAAAAACCAACCCGAGCTACCGCGCCCTCAGCTACCATGCAGTCTATGTACGCAGCTCTTAGCAGACACACTACAGCTCAACACTCTCTCCATCACCGCGGTTGCTGGAGCATTGCCTGGGAGGAAAGAGACAACAAAGCAGTGGCAAGCGTCCAATCAGAAACGTCTCTATCTTCTACTTTTGGAATACATCTCCTGCATTATTACGGTTTATcaaatcaaaatcaacagGAGAAGGTGAAAACGCACCCCATGAGTAAATTTACCCCGTAGTAATACACCAAGTTTTTGTCTAAGAGGCGTCCCGTCTGGAAAAGGAACATTTTGGCTACCCGTGCAGTTTACCCACGATAGGCACGCGCCCATGGTACCATGTACACCAGCTGCTACCGTCTTCCACTTTTTACTGCCACTACTGTTAACTCCTTTCATTGCTATTAGATGCATATGTGGGTAGCTGGCTGAGGGTAAAACAAACTCTCGCAAAGGGAAAACGGGTgcagttgttaatataataggtaTGGAATAGATGCTGGTAAATCGTATCGCGATCCGAGGACCACCTACTAGTCCTGTAGTGGCGCTTCTAAGATTGTTTGTTTCGGCAAGGTAAGGTTAGTAGGCAGCATGTAGAGATACTGCGGCGCCAGTTCATGCCAGGGAATGTCGCGGGGCTTGCAGCGCCAGCCGCTAGTTCATGCTACCGCCTGTGCGCCTAGGCCCGGCCTGTAAAGTTGACGATTACAGCATGCTTACCCGGCAGGCCGTGTACCCGATACATGGTGCTGGTACCTTCACagagctctctctctcttcttccgcccCTCTCCGCGATGCTTTTTAGACGCACTTCTTACCTCAACACCCGCAGCGCTCTCGCGTGTTCGTTGACGATCCTCGCTCCTCGTCCCTCCCGACAAAATCAGGACCCTCGTTCACTGCCGGAGACAAGGCCAGATTAGTGAGTCAACCCTCGCCCACTCTGTTTCACGATCCCCCAGATCTCGGCACTGCGGCCATTCATGTCGGCTGCTGGCCAAGCTGCGATTGCGATTGCCTGCAACCTACCTGCTGCTGGGACCCCTCCTCACTGCTGCTCCCCTCACGCAGCTTCTTTCAGACGTACCAAGAACGCAAAGCTTGTCCACGCCCCCTGTCGTTCTAAACACCTCcatctgttttttttttccctcctgcTTTTTTcacccttctttttttttttccgcatATAGCTGACTGTGCCTTTTCTTGCAGCCtgatttctcttctctagcCGACCCTATGCACACGTAGATCCTCATTTGGGCACCTTCTCACTGCCTGTGGGTCGCATTTCGTCAAACTATTAAATCCGTCGCCGCGGACGCTTTTTGGCCCTCCCCCACTCTCGACTAAACCGCAACCCCTCCATCGTGGCCGTCTTCTCTGCTCAGCGACCGAGAAAAGCGCAGATTTCACCCCTGACCTTGCTACACCTTCAACAATGGCGCTCCCCGACGACAAAGTTGGTCTCTTCCTGCACCCCCGCCAGCGTTATGCAAACTAACAATGCTGGATATCTAGGAGCTCGAAGCCATCTTCGGCGATACCATCGACCTGACGACATTCAAGCAGATTCTCGAGATGGACGAGCCTGGTGACAACGAGTTCAGCTCGTCCATCGTCTTTGGATTCTTTGACCAAGCTGAGGAGACTTTTGCCTCCATGGACACAGCCCTGTACGTTACTCCTACCACTTGTCGTTGTGCTACGCTCTCGGATGCTCTACACATCTTCGGGCTTGTGGCCCTATCTCCCTCCCGTTGTCTGCCATGAGACGGGGTGCAATGCTTTCTATCCTCGCTTATATCTACACTACGACCCTCTTCCACTCCTCTCTCATTCTTCTCACGTTTACTGACGCTTATCCTTGCCTTCAATTCATATAGGGACGCAGAAGATCTCGAAAAACTATCAGAACTCGGACATTTTCTAAAAGGCTCCTCCGCGACGCTAGGTTTGGTCAAGGTTCGAGATGGATGTGAAAAGATCCAGAGATACGGCAAGCAAGAAAACCTTGACGGCTCTCCAGAGAACGACGTCAAGGTATGCTTGgagcaaataaaaaaagcgcTCACAGCCGTCAAGTCCGATTACGAAGAGGTCGAAACCGGACTCAGAAATTTCTACaaggacgatgacgaagaggagggcgTTTAATATGTCTTTGCTGAAGATTGGCGATGACAACTAAACTTCATTGAGGGCTGCGCGCCCTGCCTCTGCGACGCCCAGCAGGAGCACTTGTGCGTGCTAGCTCTACAGTGGGAGCCACTTAGGTTCCTGGCTGCTGTATATCCTCGCGCGAGGAGCAACATGATGCAAACCATGGCATTTTCCGCTTCTCATCCTAACCGCTCTATCGCCCTCTGTTTTCAcccatgtcttttttttttcctcttcaaatCATCTACACTCACGACTCCTTTTTTACTTACATCATCGCTTATGCgtgatggcagcagcaagtaACGCGACCAATACAACTTTGGATTTTGTTGTCTGCGGGCTGGCGCTTGAAACTTGGCAGGATATAGGGAACGCGCACGGCTGTCTTTACAAGCGCAATGACAGGTTCATGGCAGCAAATATGTTTTTTTTGGGGCGAGCTCAAAAAGTTGGTCACACATTAGAGAGGTCGTCTGTACAGGGAGGGGCTGCGTAGAAGAGATACCAACAGATTTAAGAGTGAATTCCATCATGATCTGCATGCCAAACAAATACTCTTCATGCCTactctgcctttttttttcgtcgtcttttttctctacACTGTATCTCCAGATGAAGCTCATCTACCTGCAGCTCTCGTACCGAGGGCTCACCAATTACGTAGTTGGCGGCGCCATCCCAATGTAGCTTGGCGCGATCTGGCACAGATCTGTGGCTAACATGGGCAGGAGTCAGGACTGAGATGCACGTGGCTGCCTCCAATTCATCTACCAGCTTCGGGCATCCGACAGGCGTCTCATCTCTGCGTTTCCATCAACCCACAAGTCTTCAAAGGTACGTAAGGCATCTCAAGAATATATCTCGGTACTGGCGTCTCGCGGACAGGAAGCATCTGTCGTTTTCTCCAAGCTGGAATCACAATGGAAGGCTCTCTGCATCTTCAATGCTACAGCGCATGCCCCAAAGCATCCCTGTCCTCTCTCGCCATGCACTCGCCACGGCACACTGCTTCACCCCTTGCTTGAAGATTtcagaggaaaaaaaaagagaaattcgTCTTCCGCAATCTGGGCACGCTGCATATAAGCAATGGGGTCAAGTCTAGAGACTTGGGGGTTATCGTGGCATCAACGTATGGCCTCAGCATGTGCTGACTGGCAACACAGTGTGTTGTACAAGGACGCTTGTCCACCAAGTCTACTCTAATTGGGACGGCGATCggtgcttctttttcttcatgttACACACGGCAGATTGTTATTTGCTGGCTTCTGTTGGCTGGAGATGCCTTTGCGTGGATGCCGGATGTGATGCTGACGTGATGCTGCTCACTGATGGTATTTTATGGCAGCTATCTATTGACTGTATCCGACAAGGGGGATTACGCCGTTGCTTGTACCTTTCTTTACATTCTCAGATTCCCTTGTTGATTCATCACATTTACCCAAGTTATCATATTTGACAGCTTCTTACCAATCGTCTCTCGCAGATATCCTTTAGCCACATATCCTCTCGCATTAGGCTGATTGATGCAAGCATGCCTCCAAGGCCTGCTCCTACGCATTTTCTCTGCATACCCCTCGCTGGGATGCAGCTGGCCAATACTCTTGCATCTTTTCGGACTGATGTGACCAGCGCAATGAGCTTCGGCCTGCCCAAGGACGCGGTCCGGCCATTGGGGACGCTGCATCTAACACTCGGGGTCATGTCACTGAATCAGGACGGCGTGGGAAAAGCAGTAGAAATACTTAAGGGCCTAAAATTGAGAGAAATACTTGCCGAGTCAAGAGTGGCCAACTCTAATAGgatgtctgctgctgccctgGCT contains the following coding sequences:
- a CDS encoding uncharacterized protein (EggNog:ENOG41), producing MQQWLRQVQSSSGIHLFPARIPCINTGPSRPKGLRHKLKLDSRGAQGAATTPSGKPLRSKPLDGVALHWINTTNTAMSDAAVSQDAARPDSGESSLPGAQQEVIRRAADPSVVSSVSSTLSKPIKTKSDFFVVCAALDDIVSHLPLATLGLYRPALETLASADSAPSPEGVSVPSLAARARDAIRFIDNPDLVWAPQHKLDYMAFRSLSERVHTAEQMEPYVDELLGWLADPNWPPYLACQKQLARFPELTIGPIQETILKEGNDPEWLLHILEFVEEYVPVGTLWKRIEPQLIQLANSEIEDEEGIELPEAAQRMLRLLKETGEADAG
- a CDS encoding uncharacterized protein (EggNog:ENOG41), which produces MPEMNVINNDKFVVPRSTSESPPPPPPHRPPQPRSPLDPPGPVVAAARRPLRSAAGDTAFPFAEADDEAELPPSYEISTLPRPSDAHIHVTVRSNTSASSLPSLMAGRAGGRGSINTQGYLLTAPMSHTTTASSNTAASAYYNLRGLDSRRPSRCDHQWDHWDRRNHHHHHREAGSSGSGGCCGFRSGSEDGCCFSSRGGCFFSDRDGCCFSDRGGCCFSDREGCCCSDERGCCFSSSEGACCSDGPGCCCSRFEDERLPVMENNANGGAMNGVTGNISTGRAKMCKQIPWTA
- a CDS encoding uncharacterized protein (EggNog:ENOG41) is translated as MSVLESSAQAHPQPAVWRSTADDDSTLLDDLDHEPKVLKWYGDWDEWRRDIQPYIDVFIWRYMWSDKASDDLSPCPIPPQVQQFNPHARDVSELTKDEFDVYHDQNKIYYSKKQEYDRRNEMVDKTKALILRTIVPAKAEALDEKLSLREWMMVLQATTAPTYRQRIEMERVHYNNVLERFDLEGGEADWAHEWYSAVTRCHKLNFPETHCGTWLRDVADCILPYSPNLFEKFMLGADKLDLAAIEWRSKAEGAIDFQKTHKCSNNNNNSDGRRREELQSDNSDAASASVQPQPFRDDKEVVELAAATPAEEDRIWTFLEVYREIRDLDFSGSEADVALDDGASWKADDSPLCPACNLKGHELRHCWYAFEDRRPQGVMLSRSRLRRVEKAIRTDKNLEQRVEDIYTAFTGGRFYQRQLMLGSTQSTW